From the Manis javanica isolate MJ-LG chromosome 11, MJ_LKY, whole genome shotgun sequence genome, one window contains:
- the DRAP1 gene encoding dr1-associated corepressor, giving the protein MPSKKKKYNARFPPARIKKIMQTDEEIGKVAAAVPVIISRALELFLESLLKKACQVTQSRNAKTMTTSHLKQCIELEQQFDFLKDLVASVPDMQGDGEDNHLDGDKGSRRGRKPGSSNRKNGGMGSKSKDKKLSGSDSEQEDESEDTDTEGEEETPQAPPQASHPPAHFHSPPTPFVAFTSTLPLPPAPPGPSAPDAEDEEDYDS; this is encoded by the exons ATGCCGAGCAAGAAGAAGAAGTACAACGCGCGGTTCCCTCCG GCGCGGATCAAGAAGATCATGCAGACTGACGAGGAGATTGGGAAGGTGGCGGCGGCTGTGCCTGTCATCATCT CCCGGGCCCTCGAGCTCTTCCTGGAGTCGCTGTTGAAGAAGGCCTGCCAGGTGACCCAGTCCCGAAACGCCAAGACCATGACCACTTCCCACCT GAAGCAGTGCATCGAGCTGGAGCAGCAGTTTGATTTCTTGAAAGACCTGGTGGCCTCTGTGCCTGACATGCAGGGAGACGGGGAAGACAACCACCTGGATGGGGACAAGGGTTCCCGCAG GGGTCGGAAGCCAGGCAGCAGCAACCGGAAGAATGGTGGGATGGGAAGCAAAAGCAAGGACAAGAAGCTGTCAGGGAGCGACTCCGAGCAGGAG GATGAGTCTGAGGACACAGACACTGAAGGGGAAGAGGAGACACCGCAGGCCCCACCACAGGCCAGCCACCCCCCTGCCCACTTTCACAG CCCCCCGACACCCTTCGTTGCCTTCACCTCGACTCTGCCTCTGCCCCCGGCGCCCCCAGGCCCCTCAGCACCTGACGCAGAGGATGAGGAGGATTATGACTCCTAG